The Sinorhizobium alkalisoli genomic interval AATGGTATTCCAGAGCTTCAATTTATGGTCGCATATGACGATCCTCGAGAACGTGATCGAAGCGCCCGTACACGTTCAAAAGCGCAATCGCGCCGAATGCATCGAAGAGGCGGAGGCTTTGCTCGAGCGGGTCGGGATCGGCGACAAGCGTAATGCATACCCCGGGCATCTGTCCGGCGGACAGCAGCAACGGGCGGCAATCGCACGGGCGCTGGCGCAGCGGCCGAACGTCATGCTCTTCGACGAGCCGACATCCGCCCTCGATCCGGAGCTAGTCGGCGAAGTGCTGAAGGTTATGCGTTCGCTCGCCGAGGAAGGCCGGACCATGCTCGTCGTCACCCACGAGATGGCGTTCGCACGTGACCTGTCCAGTAAGGTGGTGTTCTTGCACAAGGGCGTCGTCGAGGAAGAGGGCCATCCTGCCGAAGTGTTTCAACACCCGAAGTCCGAACGGTTCAGGCAGTTTCTTTCCAACGAGCGGTAGCGCCGGGCGCTCACGACAGGTAGGCCGTCAATGCATCTCGACCGGCCGCTTATAGCGCTCGTAATGCTCGGGAACGATGGTCTGGCGCTCGACCATCCGGTGAACGCGCGGTGGCTTGTCGCCCCGATGAAGCGCCGTCAGCCTGTCGCCGACGGCGGCGTCGGCCTGAGTGCGGCGCTGGTTGTGCCGGACATATTCGACCCAGGTCGGCACGTGGTAGGTCTCAGTCCAGGTGGTCGGGTTCTCAAGGTCGCGCATCAGCGCCCAGTGGCCGGCACCGTCGCGGATGCGGATGCGCCGCCGCTCCGCCATCGTCTTCAGGAATTCGGGAATGTCCGCCTCGGCGATCTCGTAGTCGATCATCACCACGATCGGGCCACTGCGGGGCTTCAGGTCGAGCGCGAGCAGCGGCTCGTTGAAGCGGTTGAGCGGGTCGAGGTTCAGCGACGTGAATTCCGGCAGCGCGAAGCGCAGGCCGATGGCAATGCCCGCGAGCATGAGCAGACAGGAGCCGATCAGCGCGTTGGCGGCGCCGTATTCCTCGGCGGCCACGCCCCAGAGCCAGCTGCCGCCGGCAATGCCACCGAATGTTGCCGTCTGGTAGAGCGATAGCGCCCGGCCGACCACCCAGCGCGGCGTGGAGAGCTGAACCGTGGTGTTGAAGAGAGACAGGGCCAGCACCCAGCAGGCGCCGGAGACGGTGAGCACGAGCGCGGTCAGCCAGGCCGCGGTGCTCATCGCGGTGACGATCGCGCTCAGCGCGAAACCGGAAAAGGCGCAGCGCACGATGGTTTCGCTCGACAGATGTTCCCGAAGCCGCGCGCTCAGCAGCGCGCCGCCGATCGCGCCGAGACCGAAAGCGCCGAGCATGATGCCGTAGGTGAGCGGCCCGCCGGCGACGAGATCGCGCGCCACCAGCGGCAGGAGCGCCAGGATCGCGCTTGCCGAAAGGCCGAAGGCAAAGCCGCGCAGCAGCACCTTGCCGATATTGGGCGACATTGCCACATAGCGAAGGCCGGCGAATACCGCCCGTCCGAGCGCCTCCCGCGGCAGCCGGCTCACCTCGGTTGTGGGGCGCCAGCGGAAAAGGGCGAAGAGTATGGCGACATAGCTGATCGTGTTCACGGCGAAGGCGGCGGCGGCTCCGGCCGCCGCAACAATGGCGCCGCCGATTGCCGGCCCGACGGTGCGGGTGATGTTGAAGCCCATGCTGTTCAGGGCGACGGCCGCCGGCAGGTCGTCCCGCGGCACCATGTCGCCGACCGAGGCTTGCCAGGACGGATTGTTGAGCGCCGTGCCGCAGCCGATCAGGAAGGTGAAGATGAGCAGCAGCCAGGGTGTCACGAGCCCGAAATAGGCCGAGGCCGTCAGGAGCGCCGACACGGCGAGCATGAAGCCCTGAGCGACCAGCATGATGCGGCGGCGGTCGAAATTGTCGGCGAGCGCGCCCGAGACGAGCGAGAAGAGCATGATCGGCAGCGAGGTGGACGCCTGCACCAGCGCCACCATGTTGACCGACTGGGAGATGGAGGTCATCAACCAGGCGGCGCCGACCGCCTGTATCAGCCCACCGAAATTGGAGGCGAGGCTGGCGGTCCAGATGGTGCGGAATGTATTGTGGCTGAAAGGGGCCAGCGGCGATTGGCGGTTCGTCACCTCGTAGTCTCTTCCATTCGATCCTGAACCGGGAGGTTTCTTCGTTATACGCCTTGAAACGCGATGCGCCAGCCGCTGAAACTTGCCCCGACGAGCGAAAGGGGCAGTGTGCGACGTGAAGGCGCCGTTCGGCGCTACCCTTGCAATCTCCGGCAAGGAAGCGTATATGAGCCTCAAATTCTTGATCGGTAGATGAAGAGTGGGCTCCGTCAGGACCCGCTCTTTTTTATTAGCCGGTCCGATGAGGAGATGATCGTTGTCCGATAATGCATCGGCTGAAAGTGCAAATGAACCGCGGCTGATCGTGGAAACCGGCCTTGACCGGCGTGTTGCCGACATCGTCGAGCCCGTTCTGGTGCAGATGGGCTTCCGGCTGGTGCGCGTGCGGCTCTCCGGCCAGAATGGACTGACGCTGCAGGTCATGACGGAACGCGACGACGGCATGATGACCGTCGAGGATTGCGAAGAAGTCTCCAAGGCGATCTCGCCGGTTCTCGATGTGGAAGATCCCATCGACAAGGCGTATCATCTCGAAGTGTCGTCGCCGGGTATCGACCGGCCGATGGTGCGCAAGTCCGACTTCATCCGCTGGCAGGGTCATCTGATGAAATGCGAGACGTCGGTCATGGTCGACGGGCGCAAGCGTTTCCGCGGCAAGATCGTGTCGGTGGACGAGGAGGGCTTCCGCCTCGAGCGCGACCAGCCCGCCTATGGCGAGGAGGCAGCGGTCGCAATCCCGTTCACCGCCCTTTCGGAAGCGCGGCTGATCCTGACCGACGATCTGATTCGCGATGCGCTGACGGCCGACAAGAAGGCAAAGGCGGCGCGCGCCGCCAACGAAAACTTCGAAGACGAAGACAAACCTATCGAATGAGGCAGGGCGCTCTTTGAGGCTTCTGCAACCAGACGGAGACAAGACATGGCAGTCAGTGCTAACCGGCTCGAACTTCTGCAGATCGCAGATGCTGTGGCACGCGAAAAGGTGATCGACCGGGAGATCGTTCTGGCCGCGATGGCAGATGCGATCCAGAAGGCGGCGCGCTCGCGCTACGGCTCGGAATCGAACATCCACGCCGACATCAACCCGAAGACCGGTGAAATCCGTCTCCAGCGTCTTCTCGAAGTGGTCGAGCATGCCGAGGACTATTCGACCCAGATCCCCCTCGAGCTGGCGCGCGACCGCAATCCGGACGCCAAGCTCGGCGATTTCATCGCCGACCCGCTGCCGCCGATGGATTTCGGCCGCATCGCTGCGCAGTCGGCCAAGCAGGTGATCGTGCAGAAGGTTCGCGAGGCCGAGCGCGATCGCCAGTATGAAGAGTTCAAGGACCGCGTCGGCGAGATTGTCAACGGCACCGTCAAGCGCGTCGAATACGGCAACGTCATCGTCGATCTTGGCCGCGGCGAGGGTATCATCCGCCGCGACGAGATGATCCCGCGCGAGGCCATGCGCTATGGCGACCGCGTGCGCGCCTTCGTTTACGACGTTCGCCGCGAACAGCGCGGGCCGCAGATCTTCCTGTCGCGCACGCATCCGCAGTTCATGGTCAAGCTTTTCACCATGGAAGTGCCGGAAATCTACGACGGCATCATCCAGATCAAGTCGGTCGCCCGCGATCCGGGCTCGCGTGCCAAGATCGCCGTCGTCTCGAACGATTCGTCGATCGATCCGGTCGGCGCCTGCGTCGGCATGCGCGGTTCGCGCGTCCAGGCGGTTGTCGGCGAGCTGCAGGGTGAGAAGATCGACATCATCCCGTGGTCGCCGGATCCGGCGTCCTTCATCGTCAACGCCCTGCAGCCGGCGGAAGTGACCAAGGTCGTCCTCGACGAAGATGCCGAGCGCATCGAGGTCGTGGTACCCGACGAGCAGCTTTCGCTCGCCATCGGCCGCCGCGGACAGAATGTCCGCCTTGCTTCGCAGCTCACCGGCTGGGACATCGACATTCTCACCGAGCAGGAGGAGAGCGAGCGTCGCCAGAAGGAATTCAACGAACGCACTCAACTGTTCATGGAAGCGCTCGACGTCGACGAGATGGTCGGCCAGGTGCTCGCCTCCGAAGGCTTTGCCGAGGTCGAGGAAATCGCCTATGTCGACCTCGATGAGATATCGTCGATCGAAGGTTTCGACGAGGAGACTGCGACGGAGATCCAGACGCGCGCCCGCGAATATCTGGAAAAGATCGAGGCCGAAATGGATGCCAGGCGCAAGGAGCTCGGCGTTGCCGACGAGTTGCGTGGGATCGACGGGCTCACCAGCCAGATGCTGGTGGCGCTCGGCGAGGAAGGCATCAAGACGGTCGAGGATTTCGCCGGCTGCGCCGCCGACGACCTCGTTGGCTGGACCGAGCGCAAGGACGGCGAGACCAAGCGCTTCGAGGGCGTTTTCTCGAAGCTCGACGTCACCCGTGAGGAGGCTGAGGCAATGATCGTCCAGGCCCGTCTGGCGGCCGGCTGGATCACCGAAGAGGACCTGGCCAAGGATGAGGACGAGCCGATCGAAGTCGCCGAAGGCGCCGAGCAGGATGCCTGAACCTGATGACCGCAGCAACCGAGGCCGGGATAAAGCCTTTGGACATTCTGCCCTCGGATAGCGGGCCGAAGAACCGGAGCGGCAGCAGCCGGACCTGCATCGTCACGCGCGAGAGCGGTTCGCCGGAGACGCTGATCCGCTTCGTCGCCAGTCCGGACGGTCGTGTGATCCCGGATCTGAAGCGGCAGCTTCCCGGGCGCGGTTGCTGGGTCAAGGCGGAGCGTCAACTGATCGAGAAGGCCGTGGCGAAGAAGCTCTTCGCCCGCGCCCTTAGGGCCGATGTCAAGGCCGATGCGGCGCTGGCGGACGAAGTGGAAAGGCTGCTCGGCGAGCAGCTCGCCGGCATGATGAACATGGCGCGCAAGGCCGGCCAGTTCGTCACCGGTGCGACGAAGACGGAACAGGCCGTGCGTGGGCTCGCGGCGCTCGGCGTCTTCCACGCGATCGATGCGGCTGCCGACGGCGTCCGCAAGGTCGATAAGGCTCGCAAGGCGATGAGCTTTGTCAGCGAGGACGAAACGGAAATACCAGCCTTCCGCCCCTTCACGGTGGCGGAAATGGAGGGCCTTTTGGGAAGTAATGCTTTTATCCATGCCGCAGCGCTTGCAGGGCAGGCGGGTGAAGGTGTAGTGAAGCGCGCAATGATGCTCGAAAAGTACCGAGGATCCGTCCCGGTCCGGGCCGAAGGCGGCGCTGGCAAGCCACAGCAATGACACGCGTCACCGGCAGATGCCGGCATGGCGAACCTTGCTTGAGACAATTTGGAAGACGGGGTCAGGTGATACGCATCCGGCCCTGATCGCTAGGAACGGAACGGAATGACCGACAACAAAGACGACAAGACACTCAGCGTAGCGGGCAAGAAGACGCTGACCCTGAAGCCCTCCGGGGTGCAGCATGGGACGGTACGCCAGGATATGGGCCGCGGTCGCACGAAGGCGGTCGTGGTCGAAACCAAGAGAACGCGCGGCCATGTGACCAAGCACAAGGACGAGCGCCCGATCACGCCGGTCGCCGGAACGCCGGCTGCCCGGACGGCCGAGCAGCGCCCTGTTCCGCCGCAGCCGGCCGGCCGGCCGGCCCCGCAGCCGCAGCCGCATCAGCCCCGCGCGGAGCAGAACCGTCCGCGTGTCGGCGTCGTCCTGAACGATCTGTCGGCAGGCGAAATGGAAGCCCGCCGCCGCGCGCTCGCCGAAGCTCAGGTCCGTGACGCCGAGGAAGCCAAGCGCCGCGTCGAAGAGGAAGCCCGCCGCCGGCGCGAGGAAGAAGAGCGTCTCGCGCGCGAGAAGGAAGAGGCCGCCCGTCGCGCCGCCGAAGAGGCTGCGCGCCCCGCCGGAGAAGCAGTAAAGGTCGAGGAAGTAGCGGAAGAGGGGCGTCCGGTTGTCGCCGAGCGCCCTGCCGGGACGCGCCCGCAGCCGGCACGTCCGGCGCCCTCCGCACCGCAGACGCCGCCGGCCGCCCTTCGTGGCCGCCGTGCCGGCGCTGAGGAAGAGGACGAGCGTCCGCGTCCCGCCGCCGGAGTGCCCCGCGGCAAGGTCACGCGGCCGGAGCCGGCAAAGCCTGCCGCCCGTCCGAAGGGCGACGAAGGTCGCCGCCAGGGCAAGCTGACGCTGACCGCTGCCGTCGACGAAGACGGCAGTCAGCGCGGCCGCTCGCTTTCGGCAATGCGTCGCCGCCAGGAGAAATTCAAGCGCAGCCAGATGCAGGAAACGCGTGAGAAGATCTCGCGTGAAGTCGTCCTGCCGGAGACCATCACGATTCAGGAATTGTCGCAGCGTATGTCGGAGCGCGCCGTCGACGTCATCAAGTTCCTGATGAAGGAAGGCCAGATGATGAAGCCCGGCGATCTGATCGACGCCGATATGGCCGAACTCATCGCGGTCGAATTCGGCCACACCGTCAAGCGCGTCTCCGAGTCCGATGTCGAGGAAGGCATCTTCAACATCGCCGACGTGGAAGAGGATCTGGAGGCGCGGCCGCCGATCGTCACGATCATGGGCCACGTCGACCACGGCAAGACGTCGCTGCTCGACGCGATCCGGCATGCCAACGTGGTGGCCGGTGAAGCGGGTGGCATCACCCAGCACATCGGCGCCTATCAGGTCGAGCAGAACGGGCAGAAGATCACCTTCATCGACACACCCGGCCACGCCGCCTTTACGGCGATGCGCGCCCGCGGCGCTCAGGCGACGGACATTGCCGTCCTGGTCGTCGCGGCCGATGACAGCGTGATGCCGCAGACGATCGAGTCGATCAACCACGCCAAGGCGGCGAATGTGCCGATCATCGTGGCGATCAACAAGATCGACAAGCCGTCGGCGGACCCGCAAAAGGTCCGTACCGAGCTTCTGCAGCATGAGGTCTTCGTCGAGTCCATGGGCGGTGAAGTGCTCGACGTCGAGGTTTCGGCGAAGAACCATACCAACCTCGACAAGCTGCTCGACGCGATCTTGCTGCAGGCGGAAATCCTTGACCTCAAGGCCAATGCGAACCGGACGGCCGAGGGTACCGTGGTGGAAGCCGAGCTCGATCGCGGCCGCGGTGCGGTTGCGACGATTCTCGTCCAGAAGGGAACCCTCACGCCGGGCCAGATCATCGTCGCGGGCGACCAGTGGGGCCGGGTGCGTGCGCTCGTCAATGACAAGGGCGAGCATGTGAAGGCTGCCGGTCCGTCGACCCCGGTCGAAGTCCTCGGCCTCTCCGGTACGCCGGCCGCCGGCGATAAATTCGCCGTCGTCGAAAGCGAAAGCCGTGCCCGCGAGATCTCCGAATATCGCCAGCGGCTTGCCCGTGAGAAGGCGGTCGCCCGCCAGTCCGGCTCGCGCGGTTCGCTCGAGCAGATGATGAGCCAGCTCCAGACCTCCGGCCTCAAGGAGTTCCCGCTGGTCATCAAGGGCGACGTTCAGGGCTCGATCGAAGCGATCGCCGGCGCATTGGAAAAGCTCGGTACGGACGAAGTCCGTGCACGAATCGTGCATTCGGGCGCGGGCGGCATTACCGAGTCGGACATCTCGCTCGCCGAGGCTTCCAACGCCGCGATCATCGGCTTCAACGTCCGCGCCAACAAGCAGGCGCGCGATGCCGCCGAGCGCGCCGGTATCGAGATCCGCTACTACAACATCATCTACGATCTGGTGGATGACGTGAAATCGGCGATGTCCGGTCTGCTCTCGCCTGAGCGGCGCGAAACCTTCCTCGGCAATGCCGAGATCCTGGAGGTGTTCAACATCACCAAGGTCGGCAAGGTCGCGGGCTGCCGCGTCACGGAGGGCAAGGTAGAGCGCGGTGTCGGCGTCCGCCTCGTGCGCGACAACGTCGTCATCCACGAGGGCAAGCTCAAGACGCTCAAGCGCTTCAAGGACGAGGTCTCCGAAGTCCAGTCCGGCCAGGAATGCGGCATGGCCTTCGAAAACTACGAGGACATCCGGCCGGGCGACACGATCGAGTGCTTCCGCGTCGAGCACGTCACGCGGACCCTCTAAGGCTACTGCATGTCTCCTTTAATCGGCCTCGATTAAAGGACAAAGACATGCAGCAGTTCAAAGCTACAGCGATCTTCGCGCGTCTGATAGGACGCGCGGCGCTGTAGTCCGGCAGGAGATTGTGCGAGCGCCGGATCGCTTCCGGCGCTCGCGCTGTTTTCTACAGAACCGAAAGCGACCGCCGCGGAACGGCAGGCGGTCCGGGATAAAAACGATGACTAGACCCACATCCTCCGCCCCGTCCCAGCGCATGCTGCGCGTCGGCGAACAGGTGCGTGCCGCGATCACGCAGGTGCTGCAACGCGGCGAAGTGCGCGATCCTGTGATCGAGAAAACGGTGATTTCCATTTCCGAGGTGCGCATGTCGCCCGACCTCAAGATCGCCACCGCCTATGTGACACCGCTTGGCGTCGTGGATCACGCGGCGATCATCGAGGCGCTGAACAAGCATGCGAAGTTCATCCGCGGCCGGCTCGGACCGCAGCTTCGGCAGATGAAATACATGCCGGACGTCCGATTC includes:
- the infB gene encoding translation initiation factor IF-2 — protein: MTDNKDDKTLSVAGKKTLTLKPSGVQHGTVRQDMGRGRTKAVVVETKRTRGHVTKHKDERPITPVAGTPAARTAEQRPVPPQPAGRPAPQPQPHQPRAEQNRPRVGVVLNDLSAGEMEARRRALAEAQVRDAEEAKRRVEEEARRRREEEERLAREKEEAARRAAEEAARPAGEAVKVEEVAEEGRPVVAERPAGTRPQPARPAPSAPQTPPAALRGRRAGAEEEDERPRPAAGVPRGKVTRPEPAKPAARPKGDEGRRQGKLTLTAAVDEDGSQRGRSLSAMRRRQEKFKRSQMQETREKISREVVLPETITIQELSQRMSERAVDVIKFLMKEGQMMKPGDLIDADMAELIAVEFGHTVKRVSESDVEEGIFNIADVEEDLEARPPIVTIMGHVDHGKTSLLDAIRHANVVAGEAGGITQHIGAYQVEQNGQKITFIDTPGHAAFTAMRARGAQATDIAVLVVAADDSVMPQTIESINHAKAANVPIIVAINKIDKPSADPQKVRTELLQHEVFVESMGGEVLDVEVSAKNHTNLDKLLDAILLQAEILDLKANANRTAEGTVVEAELDRGRGAVATILVQKGTLTPGQIIVAGDQWGRVRALVNDKGEHVKAAGPSTPVEVLGLSGTPAAGDKFAVVESESRAREISEYRQRLAREKAVARQSGSRGSLEQMMSQLQTSGLKEFPLVIKGDVQGSIEAIAGALEKLGTDEVRARIVHSGAGGITESDISLAEASNAAIIGFNVRANKQARDAAERAGIEIRYYNIIYDLVDDVKSAMSGLLSPERRETFLGNAEILEVFNITKVGKVAGCRVTEGKVERGVGVRLVRDNVVIHEGKLKTLKRFKDEVSEVQSGQECGMAFENYEDIRPGDTIECFRVEHVTRTL
- the nusA gene encoding transcription termination factor NusA, translating into MAVSANRLELLQIADAVAREKVIDREIVLAAMADAIQKAARSRYGSESNIHADINPKTGEIRLQRLLEVVEHAEDYSTQIPLELARDRNPDAKLGDFIADPLPPMDFGRIAAQSAKQVIVQKVREAERDRQYEEFKDRVGEIVNGTVKRVEYGNVIVDLGRGEGIIRRDEMIPREAMRYGDRVRAFVYDVRREQRGPQIFLSRTHPQFMVKLFTMEVPEIYDGIIQIKSVARDPGSRAKIAVVSNDSSIDPVGACVGMRGSRVQAVVGELQGEKIDIIPWSPDPASFIVNALQPAEVTKVVLDEDAERIEVVVPDEQLSLAIGRRGQNVRLASQLTGWDIDILTEQEESERRQKEFNERTQLFMEALDVDEMVGQVLASEGFAEVEEIAYVDLDEISSIEGFDEETATEIQTRAREYLEKIEAEMDARRKELGVADELRGIDGLTSQMLVALGEEGIKTVEDFAGCAADDLVGWTERKDGETKRFEGVFSKLDVTREEAEAMIVQARLAAGWITEEDLAKDEDEPIEVAEGAEQDA
- the rbfA gene encoding 30S ribosome-binding factor RbfA; protein product: MTRPTSSAPSQRMLRVGEQVRAAITQVLQRGEVRDPVIEKTVISISEVRMSPDLKIATAYVTPLGVVDHAAIIEALNKHAKFIRGRLGPQLRQMKYMPDVRFRDDTSFDNYKKIDALLRSPEVSRDLDPDSEDEE
- a CDS encoding MFS transporter, with translation MTNRQSPLAPFSHNTFRTIWTASLASNFGGLIQAVGAAWLMTSISQSVNMVALVQASTSLPIMLFSLVSGALADNFDRRRIMLVAQGFMLAVSALLTASAYFGLVTPWLLLIFTFLIGCGTALNNPSWQASVGDMVPRDDLPAAVALNSMGFNITRTVGPAIGGAIVAAAGAAAAFAVNTISYVAILFALFRWRPTTEVSRLPREALGRAVFAGLRYVAMSPNIGKVLLRGFAFGLSASAILALLPLVARDLVAGGPLTYGIMLGAFGLGAIGGALLSARLREHLSSETIVRCAFSGFALSAIVTAMSTAAWLTALVLTVSGACWVLALSLFNTTVQLSTPRWVVGRALSLYQTATFGGIAGGSWLWGVAAEEYGAANALIGSCLLMLAGIAIGLRFALPEFTSLNLDPLNRFNEPLLALDLKPRSGPIVVMIDYEIAEADIPEFLKTMAERRRIRIRDGAGHWALMRDLENPTTWTETYHVPTWVEYVRHNQRRTQADAAVGDRLTALHRGDKPPRVHRMVERQTIVPEHYERYKRPVEMH
- the rimP gene encoding ribosome maturation factor RimP, with protein sequence MSDNASAESANEPRLIVETGLDRRVADIVEPVLVQMGFRLVRVRLSGQNGLTLQVMTERDDGMMTVEDCEEVSKAISPVLDVEDPIDKAYHLEVSSPGIDRPMVRKSDFIRWQGHLMKCETSVMVDGRKRFRGKIVSVDEEGFRLERDQPAYGEEAAVAIPFTALSEARLILTDDLIRDALTADKKAKAARAANENFEDEDKPIE
- a CDS encoding RNA-binding protein; translation: MTAATEAGIKPLDILPSDSGPKNRSGSSRTCIVTRESGSPETLIRFVASPDGRVIPDLKRQLPGRGCWVKAERQLIEKAVAKKLFARALRADVKADAALADEVERLLGEQLAGMMNMARKAGQFVTGATKTEQAVRGLAALGVFHAIDAAADGVRKVDKARKAMSFVSEDETEIPAFRPFTVAEMEGLLGSNAFIHAAALAGQAGEGVVKRAMMLEKYRGSVPVRAEGGAGKPQQ
- a CDS encoding ABC transporter ATP-binding protein, with product MSDRGTFLAADNKNSTAAVSIKDLRKCFGPLEVLKGVSLEAGEGEVISILGSSGSGKSTMLRCINMLEVPDSGEVRIGGEMFRLKKGRFKTEPADRRQVDRLRQHIGMVFQSFNLWSHMTILENVIEAPVHVQKRNRAECIEEAEALLERVGIGDKRNAYPGHLSGGQQQRAAIARALAQRPNVMLFDEPTSALDPELVGEVLKVMRSLAEEGRTMLVVTHEMAFARDLSSKVVFLHKGVVEEEGHPAEVFQHPKSERFRQFLSNER